The following are from one region of the Brienomyrus brachyistius isolate T26 unplaced genomic scaffold, BBRACH_0.4 scaffold96, whole genome shotgun sequence genome:
- the LOC125727406 gene encoding basigin-like isoform X1 has product MALLWVFGAVVVCFYQVTSETVSFIKSPMSQTTVTGRSTGLHCEVVGFPVPEVQWWYVEGEEPEETIIQLFDGARKDRVRIQTTYNTYAASTIRILNVTRNDSGMYECRASNDPERNALRKMPKVKWIRSQANIVVFERPYILTEPKEANITTEVLSCNLTEAPSPIKSHHWTRNGKVIEETRRTSIVAFTEYKVEKTDTKFGGEFSCVFVAATEFRKSINLSVFPRVVAPKHNEHVTENDKAVLICESNTYPHIDDWQWYFTDDSMNKKEITENEKYNIKTLRNKTTLYIHNPASNTDSGTYTCQGSNQIGENFDVITLRVRSRLAALWPFLGIVVEVIILVTIIFIFEKRRKHEDLGDDDNVGSAPLKSESAANYKDKNVRQRNCN; this is encoded by the exons ATGGCATTGTTATGGGTGTTTGGTGCGGTTGTGGTTTGTTTTTACCAAGTCACTTCAGAAACAG TTAGCTTTATTAAATCCCCAATGTCCCAGACGACAGTCACTGGGAGGAGCACAGGGCTCCACTGTGAGGTCGTAGGCTTTCCCGTCCCAGAGGTGCAGTGGTGGTACGTTGAGGGGGAAGAACCTGAAGAAACAATTATTCAGCTGTTTGATGGGGCACGAAAGGATCGAGTCCGGATCCAGACCACATACAATACTTATGCCGCCAGCACCATTCGCATCTTGAACGTCACACGCAACGACTCTGGGATGTATGAGTGCAGGGCCTCCAACGACCCCGAGCGCAATGCTCTGAGGAAGATGCCCAAAGTCAAGTGGATCCGCTCGCAGGCTAACATTGTTGTGTTTGAAC GGCCGTACATCCTGACTGAGCCAAAAGAGGCTAATATCACCACCGAGGTGCTCAGCTGCAACCTCACTGAGGCTCCGTCTCCCATCAAAAGTCATCACTGGACCAGGAATGGAAAAGTGATAGAAGAGACGCGCCGCACCTCCATAGTGGCGTTTACCGAGTACAA agtAGAGAAAACTGACACCAAATTTGGAGGTGAATTTTCTTGTGTCTTTGTTGCGGCTACTGAGTTTCGCAAGTCTATAAATCTTTCAG TGTTCCCCCGTGTCGTGGCTCCCAAGCACAACGAACACGTGACTGAGAATGACAAAGCAGTGCTCATTTGTGAGAGCAACACCTACCCGCACATTGACGACTGGCAATGGTACTTCACTGATGATAGCATGAATAAAAAG GAAATCACAGAGAACGAAAAGTACAATATCAAGACTCTGCGCAACAAGACCACCCTGTACATCCATAACCCGGCCAGTAACACAGACTCTGGCACCTACACTTGCCAGGGAAGCAATCAAATTGGTGAGAACTTCGATGTCATCACACTGCGTGTGCGCAGCCGGCTGGCCGCCCTGTGGCCCTTCCTCGGCATCGTGGTGGAGGTGATCATCCTTGTCACCATCATCTTCATCTTTGAGAAGAGGAGAAAGCACGAGGACCTTGGTGACG ATGACAATGTAGGGTCTGCTCCACT GAAGAGCGAGTCTGCCGCCAACTACAAGGACAAAAATGTGAGGCAGAGGAACTGTAACTGA
- the LOC125727406 gene encoding basigin-like isoform X2 — protein MALLWVFGAVVVCFYQVTSETGPYILTEPKEANITTEVLSCNLTEAPSPIKSHHWTRNGKVIEETRRTSIVAFTEYKVEKTDTKFGGEFSCVFVAATEFRKSINLSVFPRVVAPKHNEHVTENDKAVLICESNTYPHIDDWQWYFTDDSMNKKEITENEKYNIKTLRNKTTLYIHNPASNTDSGTYTCQGSNQIGENFDVITLRVRSRLAALWPFLGIVVEVIILVTIIFIFEKRRKHEDLGDDDNVGSAPLKSESAANYKDKNVRQRNCN, from the exons ATGGCATTGTTATGGGTGTTTGGTGCGGTTGTGGTTTGTTTTTACCAAGTCACTTCAGAAACAG GGCCGTACATCCTGACTGAGCCAAAAGAGGCTAATATCACCACCGAGGTGCTCAGCTGCAACCTCACTGAGGCTCCGTCTCCCATCAAAAGTCATCACTGGACCAGGAATGGAAAAGTGATAGAAGAGACGCGCCGCACCTCCATAGTGGCGTTTACCGAGTACAA agtAGAGAAAACTGACACCAAATTTGGAGGTGAATTTTCTTGTGTCTTTGTTGCGGCTACTGAGTTTCGCAAGTCTATAAATCTTTCAG TGTTCCCCCGTGTCGTGGCTCCCAAGCACAACGAACACGTGACTGAGAATGACAAAGCAGTGCTCATTTGTGAGAGCAACACCTACCCGCACATTGACGACTGGCAATGGTACTTCACTGATGATAGCATGAATAAAAAG GAAATCACAGAGAACGAAAAGTACAATATCAAGACTCTGCGCAACAAGACCACCCTGTACATCCATAACCCGGCCAGTAACACAGACTCTGGCACCTACACTTGCCAGGGAAGCAATCAAATTGGTGAGAACTTCGATGTCATCACACTGCGTGTGCGCAGCCGGCTGGCCGCCCTGTGGCCCTTCCTCGGCATCGTGGTGGAGGTGATCATCCTTGTCACCATCATCTTCATCTTTGAGAAGAGGAGAAAGCACGAGGACCTTGGTGACG ATGACAATGTAGGGTCTGCTCCACT GAAGAGCGAGTCTGCCGCCAACTACAAGGACAAAAATGTGAGGCAGAGGAACTGTAACTGA